A single Anabas testudineus chromosome 10, fAnaTes1.2, whole genome shotgun sequence DNA region contains:
- the hs6st2 gene encoding heparan-sulfate 6-O-sulfotransferase 2 isoform X2, producing MDEKSSTSSSHHRLLIFLLMILLFGVIMIQYVCPSRSECHMLHQMGSWFKVGSATGSRGNGNEIQDGLQKDPYIAEDGALVRFVPRFNFTKADLNRVVDFNIKGDDVIVFLHIQKTGGTTFGRHLVRNIQLERPCECHAGQKKCTCYRPGKKETWLFSRFSTGWSCGLHADWTELTSCVPSRMDSQEAASNLPRNYYYITILRDPVSRYLSEWRHVQRGATWKASLHVCDGRSPTLSELPSCYSGDDWSGCSLQEFMDCPYNLANNRQTRMLADLSLVGCYNVSAMSEEERWAVLLESAKRNLRGMAFFGLTEYQRKTQYLFERTFNLEFIAPFTQLNGTRAASVEVPSETQRRIRQLNRWDVELYEYARDLFLQRFQVARQQERRQARERRQQERRRLRGRFTTKQAKQLKLAEAPCQLESRSVVTEEQKREKADGDNMESEVLLPDWWDLDENSTMEDYVDNVEQW from the exons ATGGATGAGAAGTCCAGCACTAGTAGCAGCCACCACCGGCTCCTGATCTTCCTGCTCATGATTTTGCTCTTTGGCGTCATTATGATCCAGTACGTATGTCCGAGCAGGTCTGAGTGCCATATGCTACACCAGATGGGATCGTGGTTTAAAGTCGGCAGCGCAACTGGTTCTCGGGGAAATGGAAACGAAATCCAGGATGGACTCCAAAAGGATCCATACATCGCAGAAGACGGCGCTCTGGTCCGATTTGTCCCTCGCTTCAACTTTACGAAAGCCGATTTAAATCGTGTTGTAGACTTCAACATCAAAGGAGATGATGTGATAGTTTTTCTGCACATTCAAAAAACCGGTGGCACAACGTTTGGCAGACACCTGGTGCGGAATATTCAGCTGGAGAGGCCCTGTGAGTGTCACGCAGGTCAGAAGAAATGTACCTGTTATCGGCCAGGTAAAAAGGAGACCTGGCTGTTTTCCCGTTTCTCCACGGGCTGGAGCTGTGGGCTTCATGCAGACTGGACTGAGCTGACCAGTTGTGTCCCGTCACGCATGGACTCACAAGAGGCTGCAAGCAACCTGCCCAG GAACTATTATTACATAACAATCTTAAGAGACCCAGTATCGCGCTACCTGAGTGAATGGCGTCATGTGCAGCGTGGAGCCACATGGAAAGCCTCCTTACATGTATGTGATGGACGTTCACCAACGCTGTCCGAGCTGCCAAGCTGCTACTCAGGAGATGACTGGTCAGGTTGCTCCCTGCAGGAGTTCATGGACTGCCCCTACAACCTGGCCAACAACCGGCAGACCCGCATGCTGGCTGACCTCAGCCTAGTGGGTTGCTACAATGTCTCTGCCATGAGTGAGGAAGAACGCTGGGCAGTACTTCTTGAGAGTGCTAAACGTAACCTAAGGGGCATGGCTTTCTTTGGGCTGACAGAGTACCAGCGTAAGACCCAGTATCTGTTTGAGCGAACCTTCAACTTGGAGTTCATTGCACCCTTCACTCAGCTCAATGGCACACGTGCTGCTAGTGTTGAGGTACCTTCTGAGACTCAACGCAGAATCCGCCAGCTAAACCGATGGGATGTAGAGCTGTATGAGTATGCCCGAGACCTTTTCCTGCAGCGTTTCCAGGTGGCAAGGCAGCAGGAGCGCAGGCAGGCCAGGGAGAGGCggcagcaggagaggaggaggctcCGTGGAAGGTTCACAACAAAGCAAGCAAAGCAACTGAAGCTTGCAGAAGCGCCCTGTCAGCTTGAAAGTCGCTCTGTGGTAACTGAGgagcagaaaagagagaaggcTGATGGAGACAATATGGAGTCAGAAGTGCTGCTCCCAGACTGGTGGGATCTAGATGAAAACAGCACCATGGAGGACTACGTGGACAATGTTGAACAGTGGTAG
- the hs6st2 gene encoding heparan-sulfate 6-O-sulfotransferase 2 isoform X1, protein MDEKSSTSSSHHRLLIFLLMILLFGVIMIQYVCPSRSECHMLHQMGSWFKVGSATGSRGNGNEIQDGLQKDPYIAEDGALVRFVPRFNFTKADLNRVVDFNIKGDDVIVFLHIQKTGGTTFGRHLVRNIQLERPCECHAGQKKCTCYRPGKKETWLFSRFSTGWSCGLHADWTELTSCVPSRMDSQEAASNLPSRNYYYITILRDPVSRYLSEWRHVQRGATWKASLHVCDGRSPTLSELPSCYSGDDWSGCSLQEFMDCPYNLANNRQTRMLADLSLVGCYNVSAMSEEERWAVLLESAKRNLRGMAFFGLTEYQRKTQYLFERTFNLEFIAPFTQLNGTRAASVEVPSETQRRIRQLNRWDVELYEYARDLFLQRFQVARQQERRQARERRQQERRRLRGRFTTKQAKQLKLAEAPCQLESRSVVTEEQKREKADGDNMESEVLLPDWWDLDENSTMEDYVDNVEQW, encoded by the exons ATGGATGAGAAGTCCAGCACTAGTAGCAGCCACCACCGGCTCCTGATCTTCCTGCTCATGATTTTGCTCTTTGGCGTCATTATGATCCAGTACGTATGTCCGAGCAGGTCTGAGTGCCATATGCTACACCAGATGGGATCGTGGTTTAAAGTCGGCAGCGCAACTGGTTCTCGGGGAAATGGAAACGAAATCCAGGATGGACTCCAAAAGGATCCATACATCGCAGAAGACGGCGCTCTGGTCCGATTTGTCCCTCGCTTCAACTTTACGAAAGCCGATTTAAATCGTGTTGTAGACTTCAACATCAAAGGAGATGATGTGATAGTTTTTCTGCACATTCAAAAAACCGGTGGCACAACGTTTGGCAGACACCTGGTGCGGAATATTCAGCTGGAGAGGCCCTGTGAGTGTCACGCAGGTCAGAAGAAATGTACCTGTTATCGGCCAGGTAAAAAGGAGACCTGGCTGTTTTCCCGTTTCTCCACGGGCTGGAGCTGTGGGCTTCATGCAGACTGGACTGAGCTGACCAGTTGTGTCCCGTCACGCATGGACTCACAAGAGGCTGCAAGCAACCTGCCCAG tagGAACTATTATTACATAACAATCTTAAGAGACCCAGTATCGCGCTACCTGAGTGAATGGCGTCATGTGCAGCGTGGAGCCACATGGAAAGCCTCCTTACATGTATGTGATGGACGTTCACCAACGCTGTCCGAGCTGCCAAGCTGCTACTCAGGAGATGACTGGTCAGGTTGCTCCCTGCAGGAGTTCATGGACTGCCCCTACAACCTGGCCAACAACCGGCAGACCCGCATGCTGGCTGACCTCAGCCTAGTGGGTTGCTACAATGTCTCTGCCATGAGTGAGGAAGAACGCTGGGCAGTACTTCTTGAGAGTGCTAAACGTAACCTAAGGGGCATGGCTTTCTTTGGGCTGACAGAGTACCAGCGTAAGACCCAGTATCTGTTTGAGCGAACCTTCAACTTGGAGTTCATTGCACCCTTCACTCAGCTCAATGGCACACGTGCTGCTAGTGTTGAGGTACCTTCTGAGACTCAACGCAGAATCCGCCAGCTAAACCGATGGGATGTAGAGCTGTATGAGTATGCCCGAGACCTTTTCCTGCAGCGTTTCCAGGTGGCAAGGCAGCAGGAGCGCAGGCAGGCCAGGGAGAGGCggcagcaggagaggaggaggctcCGTGGAAGGTTCACAACAAAGCAAGCAAAGCAACTGAAGCTTGCAGAAGCGCCCTGTCAGCTTGAAAGTCGCTCTGTGGTAACTGAGgagcagaaaagagagaaggcTGATGGAGACAATATGGAGTCAGAAGTGCTGCTCCCAGACTGGTGGGATCTAGATGAAAACAGCACCATGGAGGACTACGTGGACAATGTTGAACAGTGGTAG